One genomic region from Listeria monocytogenes encodes:
- a CDS encoding chemotaxis protein yields MTEEKGILLQSGTNELEIVTFTVGENLFCINVLKVKEIIHPLEVTPVPDSNPAIEGVSQVRGEIMPVVNLARVMKLPEIEPENTKFIITELNQMKIVFRVDEVHRIQRISWEQIEEPEKLSIGLEELAVGIVKLDGNLVLLLDYEKIIYEISGNADFAVTGEDRIARKVNREEKTIFIAEDSQMLRQLLEDTLHEAGYTNLQFFANGREAQEHIFKLLKEQKEQTFENVNLLITDIEMPQMDGHHLTKVIKEDEIGRELPVVIFSSLITEDLEHKGAGVGADAQVSKPNIHQLINILDELVL; encoded by the coding sequence ATGACAGAAGAAAAAGGAATTTTACTACAAAGTGGAACAAATGAACTTGAAATTGTTACATTTACTGTTGGCGAAAACTTATTTTGTATTAACGTTTTAAAAGTGAAAGAAATTATTCATCCGCTTGAAGTGACGCCTGTACCAGATTCGAATCCGGCAATTGAAGGCGTTTCCCAAGTTCGTGGCGAGATTATGCCAGTCGTGAACCTTGCTCGTGTGATGAAATTACCCGAAATCGAACCAGAAAACACGAAATTTATTATCACAGAACTAAACCAAATGAAAATCGTTTTCCGTGTAGATGAGGTTCATCGTATCCAACGTATTTCGTGGGAACAAATTGAAGAACCAGAAAAACTATCGATTGGTTTAGAAGAATTAGCAGTTGGTATCGTGAAACTAGACGGCAATCTAGTGCTATTGCTTGATTATGAAAAAATCATTTATGAAATCAGCGGAAATGCCGATTTCGCTGTGACTGGCGAAGATCGTATAGCACGAAAAGTAAACCGTGAAGAGAAGACGATTTTTATTGCCGAAGACTCGCAAATGCTGCGTCAACTGCTTGAAGATACGCTTCATGAGGCCGGTTATACAAATCTGCAGTTCTTTGCAAATGGTCGCGAAGCCCAAGAACATATTTTCAAATTGCTCAAAGAACAAAAAGAGCAAACGTTTGAAAATGTCAACTTGTTAATCACGGATATCGAAATGCCGCAAATGGACGGACACCATTTAACAAAAGTAATCAAAGAAGATGAAATTGGTCGTGAATTGCCAGTGGTTATTTTCTCTTCGTTAATTACAGAAGATCTGGAACATAAAGGTGCTGGTGTCGGAGCCGACGCACAAGTAAGTAAGCCGAATATTCATCAACTCATTAATATTTTAGATGAGCTAGTTTTATAA
- the motA gene encoding flagellar motor stator protein MotA, whose amino-acid sequence MEITTIIGLVLAVIVIAGSFMIQNISLAMLFSAEALIVIILGTITAVMMAHPWSDVKVVPKLFKILFTKEKMPDKVDVLVQYKEYADEIRRSGVLALEDSVDEIEDPFMKRGMRLVVDGQSSPEFLRDVLEEEVASMEERHAAYAKIFASAGAYAPTLGVLGAAMGLIHAMGEMSNPDKLSEAIAAAFVCTIFGIFTGYVLWTPFANKLKVKSQKEVHLRYMMIEGVVALQERNAPRVVEERLLSFLSPKEKDVLRNGKGKKTREVEEIERGQASQETAGGTR is encoded by the coding sequence GTGGAAATAACAACGATAATAGGACTTGTGTTGGCAGTGATAGTCATTGCAGGTTCGTTCATGATTCAAAATATATCACTGGCGATGTTATTTAGCGCTGAAGCTTTAATTGTCATCATTCTTGGGACAATTACGGCTGTTATGATGGCGCACCCATGGAGTGATGTAAAAGTAGTACCGAAACTATTCAAAATTCTTTTCACAAAAGAGAAGATGCCGGACAAAGTAGATGTACTCGTGCAATACAAAGAATATGCAGATGAAATTAGGCGTAGCGGGGTACTTGCGCTGGAAGATTCTGTCGATGAAATTGAAGATCCATTTATGAAACGAGGCATGCGCTTAGTTGTAGATGGACAATCTTCCCCAGAATTTTTACGGGATGTTTTGGAAGAAGAAGTAGCGAGCATGGAAGAACGTCATGCTGCTTATGCCAAGATTTTTGCATCAGCCGGAGCATATGCGCCGACGCTCGGTGTACTTGGAGCAGCGATGGGACTCATTCATGCGATGGGCGAAATGTCGAACCCAGACAAACTTAGCGAAGCAATAGCCGCGGCGTTTGTTTGTACCATTTTCGGTATTTTTACCGGTTACGTGCTTTGGACACCATTTGCCAATAAATTAAAAGTGAAATCACAAAAAGAAGTGCATTTGAGATATATGATGATTGAGGGAGTCGTCGCGCTTCAAGAACGAAATGCACCACGTGTTGTGGAAGAACGTTTATTATCTTTTTTAAGTCCAAAAGAGAAAGATGTGCTGCGAAATGGAAAAGGGAAGAAAACGAGAGAAGTGGAGGAAATTGAGCGTGGCCAAGCGTCGCAAGAAACCGCAGGAGGAACACGTTGA
- a CDS encoding flagellar basal-body rod protein FlgG, which translates to MKGLYIGAAGMMNYMQHIQVHSNNVANAQTPGFKFDQLTSEVISRNKVNYQNGPVTRQVGTIDYGVRPAATHINLTAGSSYITNRDRDFFMQDTDPTQGSNFFITAKNGEISLSRGGQFHSDQFGFLRTADGANLLSATGEAIQVGQKTSIRAEANGDLYNAETSQYLGRLGTKFVSANQADSLVKDGEGRLHINGVNTMNLPAGQGIIQNGVIETSNVDLGVEMVQLMDNQRMVQASKNVVNMFDKVYDKEATGLIRQ; encoded by the coding sequence ATGAAGGGATTATACATTGGCGCAGCAGGAATGATGAACTATATGCAACACATTCAAGTGCATTCGAATAACGTGGCTAATGCGCAGACGCCGGGTTTCAAATTTGATCAGCTTACAAGTGAAGTGATTTCGAGAAACAAAGTGAACTATCAAAATGGGCCTGTCACTAGGCAAGTTGGGACAATTGATTACGGTGTTCGACCTGCTGCAACGCATATTAATTTGACGGCTGGATCAAGCTATATTACGAACCGCGACCGAGATTTCTTTATGCAGGACACGGATCCTACGCAAGGAAGTAATTTTTTCATTACTGCTAAAAATGGCGAAATTTCACTTTCACGTGGTGGACAGTTTCATTCCGATCAGTTTGGTTTTCTGCGGACAGCGGATGGCGCCAATTTACTCAGTGCGACTGGAGAAGCGATTCAAGTGGGGCAAAAAACATCCATTCGCGCCGAAGCAAATGGTGATTTATACAATGCGGAAACAAGTCAATACTTGGGCCGCCTTGGAACTAAATTTGTTTCTGCTAATCAAGCAGATAGTTTGGTGAAAGATGGGGAAGGTAGACTTCATATAAATGGTGTAAACACAATGAATTTACCAGCTGGACAAGGGATTATCCAAAATGGAGTTATCGAAACGTCTAATGTTGATTTAGGCGTAGAAATGGTACAACTCATGGATAACCAGCGCATGGTACAAGCTTCAAAAAATGTCGTTAATATGTTCGATAAAGTGTACGACAAAGAAGCAACTGGATTAATTCGTCAGTAA
- a CDS encoding glycosyltransferase family 2 protein, which produces MRPLISICMIVKNEAHILRQSLASFRKFTEEIIIVDTGSTDETKEIAQEFTDFVYDFEWTGNFSDARNFAAKHATGKWILAIDADECLEEESYRKLEKQLKSPTEPIQMAQIISFTGEKGRVTTTNQMARVYKNDGTICFRGVIHEQLEAIDKRPIAAGVAEVKIYHYGYMSEIVEKQDKSDRNLRLLEKEVKNNKNSGFVHFNIGQEMNRLGNKKEALKEFSEAFRLRDHNHYIWAKLSAYHIAELLEQEKRYDESLAIIEEARVIWPNVPEFPLKKANILYVNHQLEDAKEIYQSLLENAAIDYQPIVLYEATNFMPHKMLGTIYLEEKDYTRAMTHFSKAYAENSSDYGVMFQMIMLLSKFHQPKEIFAFMERHHFISSTETGLRLLSMTTQQGYAELSELIVQSLTDVYPPVAEATEVKIATIRNVFPVISESAILFGIKEELIDAADLCLWHYENPQLPIENVMKNSDVGDIYDFIFENGPRISKKRYLFVLERAIALGKGEFADYLLALRNVYHDSINSHIADLFFQYDFADIALDFYNIVDADEVTKQGYINLINYLVDADVLDEALAIAERGIDNFSTDFRFYLWAIKIDTENRANRISEAMDEFPNNRYLAKLLDEVTMLQDTVTNNR; this is translated from the coding sequence ATGCGGCCGTTAATTTCGATTTGTATGATAGTCAAAAATGAAGCACATATTTTAAGACAAAGTTTAGCGTCTTTTAGAAAATTTACGGAAGAAATCATTATTGTAGATACAGGTTCCACTGACGAAACCAAGGAAATCGCACAAGAATTCACTGATTTTGTCTATGACTTTGAATGGACTGGCAACTTTTCTGATGCAAGAAACTTTGCGGCCAAACATGCAACGGGAAAATGGATTTTAGCGATTGATGCAGATGAATGTTTGGAAGAGGAAAGTTACCGCAAATTAGAAAAACAGTTGAAATCACCAACGGAACCCATTCAAATGGCGCAAATCATTAGCTTTACAGGGGAAAAAGGACGAGTGACAACAACAAACCAAATGGCGCGGGTTTATAAAAATGACGGCACAATTTGCTTCCGCGGCGTGATCCATGAACAACTAGAAGCAATCGACAAACGCCCGATTGCAGCTGGTGTTGCTGAAGTAAAAATTTACCATTATGGCTATATGTCGGAAATTGTCGAAAAACAAGATAAATCAGACCGTAATTTACGTTTATTAGAAAAAGAAGTTAAAAATAATAAAAATAGCGGATTTGTTCATTTTAATATCGGGCAAGAAATGAATCGACTTGGTAATAAAAAAGAAGCGCTGAAAGAATTTTCTGAAGCATTCCGATTGCGCGATCACAATCACTATATTTGGGCAAAACTAAGTGCTTATCATATTGCGGAGCTACTTGAGCAAGAAAAACGTTATGACGAAAGTTTGGCAATTATCGAAGAAGCAAGAGTTATTTGGCCAAATGTACCTGAATTCCCGCTAAAAAAAGCCAACATTTTATATGTAAATCACCAACTTGAAGATGCGAAAGAAATTTACCAAAGTTTGCTAGAAAATGCCGCAATTGACTACCAACCAATCGTGTTGTACGAAGCAACCAATTTTATGCCGCACAAAATGCTAGGAACAATTTACTTAGAAGAAAAAGATTATACGCGCGCGATGACTCATTTTTCTAAAGCCTATGCGGAAAACAGTTCCGATTACGGTGTGATGTTCCAAATGATTATGCTGCTTAGCAAATTCCATCAACCAAAAGAAATCTTTGCGTTTATGGAACGTCACCATTTCATCTCTAGCACGGAAACAGGCTTGCGCTTACTTTCGATGACAACTCAACAAGGCTACGCAGAATTATCTGAACTAATTGTTCAGTCACTAACCGATGTGTATCCACCTGTCGCAGAAGCAACAGAGGTGAAGATTGCAACGATCCGCAATGTCTTCCCGGTAATTAGCGAGTCGGCTATTTTATTCGGTATTAAGGAAGAACTAATTGATGCTGCGGATTTGTGTTTGTGGCACTATGAAAATCCGCAATTACCAATCGAAAACGTCATGAAAAATAGCGATGTTGGCGACATTTACGATTTTATCTTTGAAAATGGACCGCGTATTAGTAAGAAACGTTATTTATTTGTATTAGAACGGGCGATTGCACTTGGAAAAGGCGAGTTTGCTGATTACTTATTGGCACTTCGTAACGTTTACCATGACAGCATTAATAGCCACATTGCAGATTTGTTTTTCCAATATGATTTTGCGGATATCGCGCTCGATTTCTACAATATCGTTGATGCAGACGAAGTGACCAAACAAGGCTATATCAACCTAATTAATTATTTAGTAGATGCTGATGTACTGGATGAGGCGCTTGCGATTGCAGAACGAGGCATCGATAATTTTAGTACTGATTTCCGCTTTTACCTTTGGGCAATCAAAATTGATACAGAAAACCGCGCGAACCGAATCAGCGAGGCAATGGATGAATTTCCGAATAACCGTTATTTAGCAAAACTGTTGGATGAAGTTACCATGCTTCAAGACACTGTTACAAACAATCGATAG
- a CDS encoding flagellar biosynthesis protein FlhA gives MGNLGAIKKYFAILIAVSFVIALIVPLPPFVLDLVLVTILAFSVLVYMRATSIKDWNELKSFPSLLLLMGIFRVSINISTTRAILTTGDPGQVIKQFGNFVIGSNFVVGIVIFIILIVFQFIVANGSSRTAEVAARFTLDALPGKQMAIDADLNQRLITEPEAKEKRAYLNMETEFYGAMDGAGKFVKGDVLFTVLLAVVNIVFGLIVGMVQGGLSFGEAAVKYTELTIGDGIVSQIGSLLMAMSAGVIVTRVFDGSDDNVAVGIFKELMQNSVVVYTLAAMFILMGVFSPLPTIPFVGIGVVLGIIGYRTQFNLKKKEQLELEKEMELIQSETNSAEAEHNQAFGAAREKFPVVVELGLNIAALVKQKMNGETAKDKVVLMRKSILQDLGIGVPGINFKDNTSFQPRGKYEIKVKGVAVASGVLKAGHLLALKTPGVMMDLDAEPTKDPIFGEDGYWILPGELEDAQMKNYQVLEPLSILITHLDVVLRKNLHELLMRQQIKDLIDGLADENQILIDEIKKKEIDYSLIQGVLRQLLKEGISVRDLPTIVEGIIDGQTIYPNDLDGITAFVRERISKVICEQAKNQDGKIYALLLQDSIEMDTEIVNTPYYGYALNWALDKELPIIQKVRDTVNKAQLTGREPVILTRRKDFRFGFVRVLERYQLDVPVLSISELSPETEVEQIALIEPT, from the coding sequence ATGGGGAATTTAGGTGCTATAAAAAAATATTTTGCTATCTTGATTGCGGTCTCGTTTGTTATTGCACTTATTGTGCCATTACCTCCATTTGTGTTGGATTTAGTGCTTGTGACAATCTTGGCGTTCTCAGTGTTAGTTTACATGCGTGCCACATCAATTAAAGATTGGAATGAATTGAAGTCATTTCCTTCTTTGCTACTTTTGATGGGGATATTTCGGGTTTCGATAAATATTTCGACGACGAGAGCGATTTTAACTACTGGAGATCCAGGGCAAGTAATTAAGCAATTTGGGAATTTTGTTATTGGTAGTAATTTTGTTGTTGGGATTGTTATTTTCATTATTTTAATTGTCTTTCAGTTTATTGTGGCAAATGGTTCTTCGCGGACAGCGGAGGTAGCAGCAAGATTTACGCTGGATGCTTTGCCGGGTAAACAAATGGCGATTGATGCGGATTTGAATCAACGGTTGATTACAGAGCCGGAAGCGAAAGAAAAACGTGCTTACTTGAATATGGAAACCGAATTCTACGGAGCGATGGACGGAGCTGGGAAATTTGTAAAAGGGGACGTTCTTTTTACCGTTTTGCTTGCTGTTGTTAATATTGTATTCGGTTTAATTGTCGGTATGGTCCAAGGTGGGCTTTCGTTCGGGGAAGCTGCGGTGAAATATACGGAGTTAACAATTGGAGACGGCATTGTGAGCCAAATTGGTTCGCTTTTAATGGCGATGTCTGCTGGGGTTATTGTTACTCGGGTATTTGACGGATCAGATGATAACGTTGCGGTCGGGATTTTCAAAGAATTAATGCAAAACTCGGTGGTTGTTTATACGCTTGCTGCAATGTTTATCTTAATGGGCGTATTTAGCCCGCTGCCAACGATTCCGTTTGTCGGGATTGGCGTCGTGCTTGGTATCATCGGCTATCGTACGCAATTTAATTTAAAGAAAAAAGAGCAGTTGGAACTGGAAAAAGAAATGGAATTGATTCAGTCGGAAACGAATTCGGCAGAGGCGGAGCACAACCAAGCATTTGGCGCAGCACGAGAAAAATTCCCAGTGGTTGTTGAACTCGGTTTAAACATCGCTGCGCTCGTGAAGCAAAAAATGAACGGGGAAACGGCGAAGGATAAAGTCGTCTTAATGCGAAAATCGATTTTACAAGATTTAGGTATTGGGGTTCCGGGCATTAATTTTAAAGATAATACAAGTTTTCAGCCGCGCGGGAAATACGAAATTAAAGTAAAAGGTGTTGCGGTTGCGAGCGGCGTTTTAAAAGCGGGACATTTGCTGGCTTTGAAAACACCGGGTGTGATGATGGATCTTGATGCCGAACCTACCAAGGATCCAATTTTCGGGGAAGATGGTTATTGGATTTTGCCGGGCGAGTTAGAAGATGCGCAAATGAAGAACTATCAAGTGCTTGAGCCGCTGAGTATTTTGATTACGCATTTGGATGTTGTGCTTAGGAAGAACTTGCATGAACTCCTGATGCGCCAACAAATTAAAGATTTAATTGATGGTCTTGCTGATGAAAACCAAATTTTGATTGATGAAATTAAGAAAAAAGAAATTGATTATTCGCTAATTCAAGGGGTGCTACGACAACTCTTGAAAGAAGGGATTTCGGTCCGCGATTTACCAACGATTGTCGAAGGAATTATTGACGGACAAACGATTTATCCAAATGACCTTGACGGGATTACGGCTTTTGTTAGGGAGCGGATTTCGAAAGTTATTTGTGAACAAGCGAAAAACCAAGATGGCAAAATTTACGCGCTGCTTTTACAGGATTCGATTGAAATGGATACGGAAATTGTCAACACGCCGTATTATGGCTACGCGCTTAACTGGGCGCTCGACAAGGAACTGCCAATCATTCAAAAAGTAAGGGATACCGTGAATAAAGCGCAACTCACTGGACGCGAACCCGTCATTTTAACAAGGCGAAAAGATTTTCGTTTTGGCTTTGTACGAGTTTTAGAAAGATATCAATTGGATGTGCCGGTGCTATCCATTAGCGAATTGTCGCCGGAAACAGAAGTGGAGCAAATCGCACTGATTGAACCAACTTGA
- a CDS encoding DUF3964 family protein has product MGRIENIKNLAFFEDKPGLAEQILMLEKKTQLFLPNEFEIRQTVGYEIGDKEVILGRLESFYFLALKGVGENNYRSQAFASEADAKAFFVHLPEMENELVAFWLNEVELVR; this is encoded by the coding sequence ATGGGACGAATAGAAAACATTAAAAATTTAGCGTTTTTTGAGGACAAACCTGGACTCGCAGAACAAATTCTCATGCTTGAAAAGAAAACACAACTTTTCTTACCAAATGAATTTGAAATTAGACAAACAGTTGGCTATGAAATCGGGGATAAAGAAGTTATTCTAGGCCGACTCGAGTCGTTTTATTTTCTCGCTTTAAAAGGTGTGGGAGAAAATAATTACCGCTCGCAAGCATTTGCCAGTGAAGCGGATGCTAAAGCGTTTTTCGTTCATTTACCAGAAATGGAAAACGAGTTAGTTGCCTTTTGGTTAAATGAAGTGGAATTAGTTCGCTGA
- the flhF gene encoding flagellar biosynthesis protein FlhF: MGKHLVEKMEIFKGNSKREIHKKIQLVTNEPYKITDERVTKLGIFKKQYEVTAVIMSEVAIADGRMDFQETFQKSVVKTRPKTDDLLKKEKLLEMLAAGAELAQSTPLLEERKTQEEELSSMRLELAALNRELAVKMREEREQNSDFVKFLKGRGISDTYVADFMQAGRKQFKQVETAHLDDITDWFVPYLSGKLAVEDSFDLSGHRIISLIGQTGVGKTTTLVKLGWQLLKQNRTVGFITTDTFRSGAVEQFQGYADKLDVELIVATSPAELEEAVQYMTYVNCVDHILIDTVGRNYLAEESVSEISAYTDVVHPDLTCFTFSSGMKSADVMTILPKLAEIPIDGFIITKMDETTRIGDLYTVMQETNLPVLYMTDGQNITENIFRPKSRWLAERFVGTDRRQVVE, encoded by the coding sequence ATGGGAAAACATTTAGTAGAAAAGATGGAAATTTTTAAGGGGAACTCCAAGCGAGAAATACATAAAAAAATTCAATTAGTAACGAATGAGCCATATAAAATTACGGACGAACGTGTCACAAAGCTTGGGATTTTTAAGAAACAGTATGAAGTGACGGCGGTCATTATGAGTGAAGTGGCAATAGCTGATGGTCGAATGGACTTCCAGGAAACGTTTCAAAAATCGGTTGTGAAAACGAGACCGAAAACGGACGACTTATTAAAAAAGGAAAAATTACTAGAAATGCTTGCTGCGGGAGCGGAACTAGCGCAATCGACGCCGCTTTTAGAAGAACGGAAAACACAAGAAGAAGAATTATCATCAATGCGTCTCGAACTAGCGGCATTAAATCGAGAGCTTGCAGTGAAAATGCGCGAGGAGCGTGAGCAAAACAGTGATTTCGTGAAATTTTTGAAGGGTCGCGGGATTAGTGACACTTATGTGGCGGACTTCATGCAGGCTGGGCGAAAACAGTTTAAGCAAGTAGAAACGGCGCATTTGGATGATATTACAGATTGGTTCGTCCCTTATTTATCTGGAAAATTAGCGGTGGAGGATTCGTTTGATTTAAGCGGCCACCGAATTATTTCCTTGATTGGGCAAACGGGTGTTGGAAAAACGACCACGCTTGTGAAACTTGGATGGCAGCTGCTAAAACAAAATCGGACAGTGGGCTTTATCACAACAGATACTTTTCGATCAGGCGCAGTGGAGCAGTTCCAAGGCTATGCGGACAAACTTGATGTGGAACTCATCGTTGCGACGAGCCCGGCTGAACTAGAAGAAGCCGTGCAGTATATGACATATGTTAATTGCGTAGATCATATTTTGATTGATACGGTTGGGAGAAATTACTTAGCCGAGGAGTCAGTGAGTGAAATTTCTGCATATACTGATGTTGTTCATCCAGACTTAACGTGCTTTACATTTTCTTCTGGAATGAAAAGTGCAGATGTGATGACGATTTTACCAAAACTAGCAGAAATTCCAATCGATGGTTTTATTATTACAAAAATGGATGAAACGACGCGCATTGGTGATTTATACACTGTGATGCAAGAAACAAATTTGCCGGTGTTATACATGACGGACGGGCAAAATATTACGGAAAATATTTTCAGACCAAAGAGTCGTTGGCTAGCGGAGCGGTTTGTTGGAACGGATAGGAGGCAGGTAGTGGAATGA
- a CDS encoding FliC/FljB family flagellin yields MKVNTNIISLKTQEYLRKNNEGMTQAQERLASGKRINSSLDDAAGLAVVTRMNVKSTGLDAASKNSSMGIDLLQTADSALSSMSSILQRMRQLAVQSSNGSFSDEDRKQYTAEFGSLIKELDHVADTTNYNNIKLLDQTATGAATQVSIQASDKANDLINIDLFNAKGLSAGTITLGSGSTVAGYSALSVADADSSQQATEAIDELINNISNGRALLGAGMSRLSYNVSNVNNQSIATKASASSIEDADMAAEMSEMTKYKILTQTSISMLSQANQTPQMLTQLINS; encoded by the coding sequence ATGAAAGTAAATACTAATATCATTAGCTTGAAAACACAAGAATATCTTCGTAAAAATAACGAAGGCATGACTCAAGCGCAAGAACGTTTAGCATCTGGTAAACGTATTAACAGTTCTCTTGATGACGCTGCTGGTCTTGCAGTTGTTACTCGTATGAATGTTAAATCTACAGGCTTAGATGCAGCAAGCAAAAACTCATCCATGGGTATTGACTTGTTACAAACAGCGGATTCAGCTCTTAGCTCCATGAGTTCAATCTTGCAACGTATGCGTCAATTAGCAGTACAATCTTCTAACGGTTCATTCAGTGATGAAGATCGTAAACAATATACTGCTGAATTCGGTAGCTTGATCAAAGAACTTGATCACGTTGCAGACACTACTAACTACAACAACATCAAATTACTAGATCAAACTGCTACAGGTGCTGCTACTCAAGTAAGCATCCAAGCGTCTGATAAAGCTAATGACTTAATCAATATCGATCTTTTCAACGCTAAAGGTCTTTCTGCTGGAACAATCACTTTAGGTAGTGGTTCTACAGTTGCTGGTTATAGTGCATTATCCGTTGCTGATGCTGATTCTTCTCAACAAGCAACTGAAGCTATTGATGAATTAATCAATAACATTTCTAACGGTCGTGCGCTTCTAGGTGCTGGTATGAGTCGCCTTAGCTACAATGTATCTAACGTGAACAATCAATCCATCGCAACTAAAGCATCTGCTTCATCCATTGAAGATGCAGATATGGCTGCTGAAATGTCCGAAATGACTAAATACAAAATTCTTACACAAACTTCTATCAGCATGCTTTCTCAAGCAAACCAAACACCGCAAATGTTAACTCAATTAATTAACAGCTAA
- a CDS encoding CheR family methyltransferase, producing the protein MIPDLEKDYLYFTRVVKRDLGLDLALYKETQMKRRILSFIVKKKYITFGEFFKHLKKDAVLLDEFISLITINVSSFFRNRNRWDALEKQVLPRLLEDSRGKLRVWSAACSSGEEPYSLAMMMERSVGTRHYDILATDLEPAILKRAVIGEYQSRQMEELSEQERHTAFVEKGDTYQILPKYRKSIRFRRHDLLTDYYEKGFDLIVCRNVLIYFTAEGKHQAYQKFAESLRRGGVLFIGGSEQILNPADYGLATLNNFFYIKT; encoded by the coding sequence ATGATTCCAGATTTGGAAAAGGATTATCTTTACTTTACTCGTGTCGTCAAAAGGGACTTAGGTTTAGATTTAGCGCTTTATAAAGAAACGCAAATGAAACGTCGAATTTTATCTTTTATCGTGAAGAAGAAATATATTACATTTGGAGAATTTTTCAAACATCTCAAAAAAGATGCCGTTCTTTTAGATGAGTTCATTAGTTTAATTACGATTAATGTTTCGTCGTTTTTCCGTAATCGCAATCGCTGGGATGCACTGGAAAAACAAGTACTTCCGAGATTGCTGGAAGATAGTCGCGGGAAGCTACGGGTATGGAGTGCGGCTTGTTCATCAGGGGAGGAACCATACTCGCTAGCGATGATGATGGAACGCTCAGTTGGCACAAGGCATTATGATATTTTAGCCACGGACCTCGAACCAGCTATTTTAAAACGCGCGGTCATTGGAGAATATCAAAGCCGTCAAATGGAAGAGTTAAGCGAACAAGAACGTCATACAGCATTTGTTGAAAAAGGGGATACATATCAGATTTTACCTAAATATCGAAAATCGATTCGTTTTAGACGGCACGATTTGCTGACCGATTATTACGAAAAAGGGTTTGATTTAATTGTTTGTCGCAATGTGTTGATTTATTTCACTGCGGAAGGAAAACACCAAGCATATCAGAAGTTTGCAGAGTCACTAAGACGTGGCGGTGTTCTTTTCATCGGAGGATCAGAACAAATCTTGAACCCAGCTGATTACGGGCTTGCCACATTAAATAATTTTTTCTACATAAAAACTTAG
- a CDS encoding flagellar motor protein MotB: MAKRRKKPQEEHVDETWLIPYSDLLTLLLALFIVLFASSSVDAKKFEQMGNAFKKIVEEGAAGNQAYVSKEKGPDDPNVNAVLKAMEEQDKKKEANEQEKAKKAAAALLKKQNEEKIEAFKKQIDSYIAAENLGTKMTTKYSDEGLLITIRDDILFQSGSAELSAGKREIAKEIGELFAQGKGTMEGIVSGHTDNVPISTSIYSSNWELSVARAVNFMEAIIQENSEVNPGEFSARGYGEFRPVAKNDIAANREKNRRVEIMVRPINRDTLDEDE, encoded by the coding sequence GTGGCCAAGCGTCGCAAGAAACCGCAGGAGGAACACGTTGATGAAACGTGGTTAATTCCATATAGTGATTTGCTGACACTTTTACTTGCTCTATTTATCGTTCTGTTTGCCTCCAGTTCAGTTGATGCAAAAAAATTCGAACAAATGGGAAATGCGTTTAAGAAAATTGTGGAGGAAGGCGCGGCAGGCAACCAAGCATATGTATCAAAAGAAAAAGGACCAGATGATCCAAATGTGAATGCAGTCTTGAAGGCGATGGAAGAGCAAGATAAAAAGAAAGAAGCAAACGAACAAGAGAAAGCCAAGAAAGCAGCAGCAGCCTTACTTAAAAAGCAAAATGAAGAAAAGATTGAAGCCTTTAAAAAACAAATTGATAGTTATATTGCAGCAGAGAATTTAGGAACGAAAATGACGACGAAGTACTCGGATGAAGGGCTTCTGATTACTATCCGCGATGATATTTTATTCCAGTCGGGTAGTGCAGAATTATCAGCTGGGAAACGCGAAATCGCCAAAGAAATCGGCGAACTTTTTGCGCAAGGTAAGGGAACGATGGAAGGGATTGTTTCTGGACATACGGATAACGTGCCAATAAGTACCTCGATTTATTCTTCCAACTGGGAACTAAGTGTCGCCCGTGCCGTTAATTTCATGGAAGCGATCATTCAAGAAAATAGTGAAGTAAACCCCGGCGAGTTTAGTGCTCGTGGCTACGGCGAATTCAGACCCGTTGCCAAAAATGATATCGCAGCAAATCGCGAAAAAAATCGGCGTGTAGAAATCATGGTGCGCCCAATTAATCGCGATACGCTTGATGAAGATGAGTAG